GGGTGGGCTGTGTCAGCGTCAAAGAGATGGGATTGAGATTGGCTTGCTGCAAACGATTGACGACGGCCGGAATGGTTTGCGCCGCCTGACTCATGTACAGACGAACCATGTCGCGGTCAATCTGAATGGTATCGGCCATGTCGCCCAACTCGGCGCGGGCGCTTTCGGCCGTCTCGCGGCTGTCGAAGGCCAGGTTGATGGATTCTGTGCCGACGCTGGCCTTGAGTTTGGCCGGCGAACCTTCGATGGCAATTTTACCGGCGTCTATGATGGCGACGACATCGGCCAATTCGTCCGCTTCTTCCAGGTATTGGGTGGTCAGGAAGATGGTCATGCCTAACTCGCGGTTGAGGCGGCGCACTTCTTCCCACACGTCGCGGCGGCTGGCAGGGTCTAGTCCCGTCGTCGGCTCGTCGAGGAAGAGGATTTGCGGCTTGTGGACCAGAGCCAGGGCCAAATCCAGGCGGCGGCGCATCCCACCGCTGTATGTGCCGACACGCCGCCCCAGAGCTTCTTCCAGGCGCACCAGGGCTAACAACTCCTGAGCGCGGGCGGTGGCTTCTTTGCGACCGGCGCCAAACAACTGCCCCTGCATGGTCAGCAGTTCCATGGATTTCATCAGGGGGTCTATGCCGATTTCTTGCAGCGCCACGCCGGCGATACGGCGTACCTGGTCGGCCTCCGAGACCACATCATAGCCGCCGACATGGGCGTGGCCGCGGCTGGGCAGGGCCAGGGTGGTCAGAATTTTGATGGTGGTGCTTTTGCCCGCCCCATTGGGACCAAGAAAGCCAAAGATTTGGCCTGAGTTTACCCGGAACGAGACATCTTGAACGGCCGTTACCCCGCCCGGATATTCTTTGCCCAGGTTTT
Above is a genomic segment from Candidatus Leptovillus gracilis containing:
- a CDS encoding ATP-binding cassette domain-containing protein; the encoded protein is MSNREIIVENLGKEYPGGVTAVQDVSFRVNSGQIFGFLGPNGAGKSTTIKILTTLALPSRGHAHVGGYDVVSEADQVRRIAGVALQEIGIDPLMKSMELLTMQGQLFGAGRKEATARAQELLALVRLEEALGRRVGTYSGGMRRRLDLALALVHKPQILFLDEPTTGLDPASRRDVWEEVRRLNRELGMTIFLTTQYLEEADELADVVAIIDAGKIAIEGSPAKLKASVGTESINLAFDSRETAESARAELGDMADTIQIDRDMVRLYMSQAAQTIPAVVNRLQQANLNPISLTLTQPTLDDVFLRVTGQRLQTETAQPQLS